The Catellatospora citrea DNA segment GAGCAGCCGGGAGGACGGCCACCAGTACGTCGTCCCGGCCGACGCGATGCCGCTGCTGCGCGCCGGGCGGCTCGACCGGCGGCTGTTCGACATCACCGCGCTCGGCGGTTTCGGCTACGACGACCAGGCGGCCGAGTTGCCGCTGCTGGTCGCGTACCCGGCGGACAGCTCCACGCAGGCGCGTTCGGCCGTCGTCGGCGGCGACGCGCGGGTGCGGGCCGACCTGCCCGCCGCGGACGTGCTCGCGGTGCGGGCGGGGGTGGCTGACCGGGCAGACCTCTGGTCGTCGCTGACCCGCGGCACCTCGTCGCAGCGCACGCTGACCGCCGGGATCACCCGCATCTGGCTGGACGGCAAGCGCAAGGTCTCGCTCGACCACAGCACGGCGCAGATCGGCGCGCCGGCGGCCTGGCAGGCCGGATTCGACGGTACGGGCGTCACGGTCGGCGTGCTGGACACCGGGATCGACGCCGCCCACCCCGACTTCGCCGGTCAGCTCGCCGCAGTCCGGGACTTCACCGGCGGAAACGACCCGACGGACAACGTCGGCCACGGCACGCACGTGGCGTCGACCATCGCGGGCACCGGCGCCGCCTCCGGCGGCCTGTACCGCGGCGTGGCCCCAGGCGCGAAGCTGGTCATCGGCAAGGTCTGCGCCACGAACGAGTGCCAGGACTCCGACGTCATCGCGGGTATGGAGTGGGCCGCAGCGCAGGCCAAGGTGGTCAACGTGAGCCTGGGCGACACCGACCGGCCGGGCCTCGACCCGCTGGAGACCGCGGTCCAGGATCTGAGCAGGCGGTACGGCACGCTGTTCGTCGTCGCCGCGGGCAACGAGGGCAAGCCGAAGTCGATCTCCTCGCCCTCCACCGTGGACGAGGCGCTCGCCGTCGGCGCGGTCGACGCCGACGACCAGCGGGCGTACTTCTCCAGCAAGGGTCCCCGCCTCGGCGACAACCACATCAAGCCCGACATCAGCGCGCCGGGCGTCGACATCGTCGCGGCCGCCCCCGGCGGCGGCTACCAGCCCATGGCGGGCACCTCGATGGCCACCCCGCACGTGGCAGGCTCGGCCGCGATCCTCGCCGGGCAGCACCCGGACTGGACCGGCCCGCAGCTCAAGGCCGCACTGATGGACTCCACCAAGCCCGGCGGCGAGAACAGCCTCTACGAGCAGGGCGCGGGTCGGCTCGACATCGGCCGCGCCGTCGCCCAGCCGGTCGCCGCCGAGATCGGTGCGATCGACTTCCCGGTCCAGCGCTGGCCGCACCCCGACGACACCCCGTTCACACAGGTCATCGGCTACCGCAACGCGGGCACCGCACCCGTCACGCTGACGATGGGCGTGGAGAACGCCCCGGCGGGCATGGTCACCGTCAGCCCCGCCACCCTGGTGGTGCCGGCCGGCGGCCGCGCCGCGGCGACGGTCACCGTGGACACCCGGGTCGACACCCCCGACGGCGTCTACCAGGGCGCGATCACCGCGACCGGGGCCGGCGAACTGCGCGTGCGCACGGTGTTCGCGCTCGACAAGGAGATCGAGAGCTACGACGTACGGCTGCCCCACCTCGGCCGCGACGGCAAGCCGGCCACGGACTACGAGACCGTGGCGGCGAACCTGGCCACCGGCGAGTTCACCACTCTGGCCGGGACTCCGGGCGGCGGCACGATGCGCCTGCCCAAGGGCCGCTACGCGCTCTACAGCACGATCCACGAGGGCACCGTCTCGACGCTGCTCGTGCAGCCGGTCCTGGACGTGCGCGGGCCGATCACCGAGGCGCTCGACGCGCGTACCGCCAAGCCGGTCGCGCTGACCGTGCCGCAGCGCGACGCCGCCCCGACGGCCATCAACATCAGCGCGAACTGGGACGACGGTTTGCGCTACCCGGGGGTCCAGCTCAGCGGGGAGTCGTTCCAGGACGTCTTCTTCGGGCGGATCGGGACCGCTGCGGCCGCACCGGAGTTCGCGGTGACGCTCGGCATCGGGCTGGCCCGGCCGGGCAAGGACGGGACCTTCCGGAACAGCCCCTACACGTACGACCTCGCGTACGTGAGCAAGGGCGACATGTTCACCGGCCTGGCCCGGAAGCTGTCCCCGGCGAACCTCGCCACCGTCCAGGCGGTCTACCGCAGCCAGTCGGCCACGGCCACCGCCGTGCGCTACCACCGTGCGGCAGCCCCCGGCGGCCCCGGCCCGATCGGCTCGAACACGGCAATCGACCTGCCGTTCCGCGCCACCGAGTACTACAACACCGACGGCGGCCTGATCTGGACGTCGACCTTCGTCGAGGGCCCGAACTCCACCGTTCAGGAGTCGACCTACCAGCCGGGCAAGACGTACACCCAGACCTGGAACGCGGCGCCGTTCGGGCCGACGGTGCTGGACGCCCCGAGCTGGTCGGCGACGGGATACGCGGGCCGTGACGGTGACGTGATCACGGTCCAGCCGGCCCTGTTCGCCGACGCGGCCGGCCGCCCCCTCGGCCGCGACGACCTGCAGGTCCACCTGCGGCTGTCGCGCAACGGCAAGGAGATCGGCACGGCCGATGGCTCGTACGCGGAGTTCACGGTTCCCGCCGCGAAGGCCTCGTACAGGCTGGAGGCGACCGTCACCCGCGGCGCGCCGGACACCCTGTCCACCTCGGTCTCGGTGGCCTGGACCTTCACCTCGGCGCACACGTCCGCGCCGGAGCGGTTCCCGCTGACCACGGCCCGGCCGACGCCGCTGCTCGACGACACCAACTCCACACGGGCGGGCCGGCCCATGGCCATCCCGGTCGTGCTGGACCGACACACCACGACGGCGTCCGCCTGCCGGGAACTCGGCGTCGAGGCCTCCTTCGACGACGGCCGGACGTGGGTCAGGCTGCCCGTGATCTGGGGAACGGCCTTCATCAGCCACCCGAAGCGGCCCGGCTTCGTGTCCCTGCGGGTGAAGGCCACCGACACGGCAGGCAACACGGTCACGCAAACAACCGTGCGCGCGTACCGCATCGCCTGACCCCCGGGCAGGGCCCGGCGGCCACCGCCGGGCCCTGCCCGCCACCCCGCGCAACTCTTAAAAAGTCGCGCCCTCCCATGGTTCGGGAGGGCGCGACTTTTTAAGAGTTGCGGCAGGGGCGGGGTCAGATGACGCCCTTGAGGAGTTGGCGCGCCATGACGATGCGCTGGACCTGGTTGGTGCCCTCGTAGATCTGGGTGATCTTGGCGTCGCGCATCATGCGCTCCAGCGGGAAGTCCTTGGTGTAGCCGTAGCCGCCGAGGAGTTGGACCGCGTCGGTGGTGATCGCCATGGCCGTGTCGGAGGCGAAGCACTTGGCGGCCGCGCCGAAGTAGGTCAGGTCGGCGTCGCCGCGCTCGGAGCGGGCCGCGGCGGCGTAGGTCAGCTCGCGGGCGGCGGTGAGTTTCATGCCCATGTCGGCGAGCATGAACTGCACGCCCTGGAAGT contains these protein-coding regions:
- a CDS encoding S8 family peptidase, producing MRRRQRHALTAGVLATALVTAALAAQPATASATGSLAAPPGTGQQTIGAPRAFTLITGDRVSVDAGGHLDLQRGPGRAGMRFVSSREDGHQYVVPADAMPLLRAGRLDRRLFDITALGGFGYDDQAAELPLLVAYPADSSTQARSAVVGGDARVRADLPAADVLAVRAGVADRADLWSSLTRGTSSQRTLTAGITRIWLDGKRKVSLDHSTAQIGAPAAWQAGFDGTGVTVGVLDTGIDAAHPDFAGQLAAVRDFTGGNDPTDNVGHGTHVASTIAGTGAASGGLYRGVAPGAKLVIGKVCATNECQDSDVIAGMEWAAAQAKVVNVSLGDTDRPGLDPLETAVQDLSRRYGTLFVVAAGNEGKPKSISSPSTVDEALAVGAVDADDQRAYFSSKGPRLGDNHIKPDISAPGVDIVAAAPGGGYQPMAGTSMATPHVAGSAAILAGQHPDWTGPQLKAALMDSTKPGGENSLYEQGAGRLDIGRAVAQPVAAEIGAIDFPVQRWPHPDDTPFTQVIGYRNAGTAPVTLTMGVENAPAGMVTVSPATLVVPAGGRAAATVTVDTRVDTPDGVYQGAITATGAGELRVRTVFALDKEIESYDVRLPHLGRDGKPATDYETVAANLATGEFTTLAGTPGGGTMRLPKGRYALYSTIHEGTVSTLLVQPVLDVRGPITEALDARTAKPVALTVPQRDAAPTAINISANWDDGLRYPGVQLSGESFQDVFFGRIGTAAAAPEFAVTLGIGLARPGKDGTFRNSPYTYDLAYVSKGDMFTGLARKLSPANLATVQAVYRSQSATATAVRYHRAAAPGGPGPIGSNTAIDLPFRATEYYNTDGGLIWTSTFVEGPNSTVQESTYQPGKTYTQTWNAAPFGPTVLDAPSWSATGYAGRDGDVITVQPALFADAAGRPLGRDDLQVHLRLSRNGKEIGTADGSYAEFTVPAAKASYRLEATVTRGAPDTLSTSVSVAWTFTSAHTSAPERFPLTTARPTPLLDDTNSTRAGRPMAIPVVLDRHTTTASACRELGVEASFDDGRTWVRLPVIWGTAFISHPKRPGFVSLRVKATDTAGNTVTQTTVRAYRIA